A genomic segment from Syntrophotalea acetylenivorans encodes:
- a CDS encoding metal-dependent transcriptional regulator, translated as MNNSSKAEDILEALWIAVVEDGDNSISLQDLQVSADDQPLVELAEQALVEVKGARVYLRHEGRVEGEKVVRRHRLSERLMMDIFDLKGASANNKACEFEHLLNEGIDTKICTLLNHPTTCPHGKAIPPGPCCLEARKKGGMGVVPLTELQVGEEGEIAYLSTEDPKKMQKLMSMGVLPGSSIRLSRTFPTYIFHVGNSEFAVDEQLAQEIFVRQP; from the coding sequence ATGAATAATTCCAGTAAAGCCGAAGATATCCTTGAGGCGCTCTGGATTGCAGTTGTAGAAGATGGGGATAATTCCATATCCTTGCAGGATTTGCAGGTTTCAGCCGATGATCAACCTCTTGTTGAACTCGCGGAACAAGCCCTGGTTGAAGTTAAGGGCGCAAGGGTCTATCTGCGCCATGAAGGCAGGGTTGAAGGAGAAAAGGTGGTCAGGAGGCACCGTCTTTCTGAACGCCTGATGATGGATATCTTCGATCTTAAAGGTGCGAGCGCAAACAATAAGGCCTGTGAGTTCGAACATCTGCTTAACGAAGGCATCGACACTAAAATATGTACCCTGCTCAATCATCCGACGACCTGTCCTCACGGCAAGGCTATTCCTCCCGGTCCCTGTTGCCTGGAAGCACGAAAAAAAGGGGGGATGGGGGTGGTGCCCTTGACGGAACTACAGGTCGGGGAGGAAGGGGAAATCGCTTACTTGTCCACCGAAGATCCCAAGAAGATGCAAAAACTTATGTCCATGGGTGTTTTGCCTGGTAGCAGCATTCGCTTAAGTCGCACGTTTCCTACATATATTTTTCATGTAGGTAATTCCGAATTTGCGGTGGATGAACAATTGGCCCAGGAAATTTTTGTTCGACAGCCCTGA